aaaaacCTTCCCTCGGAGTGGGAGATGAAGCCCCTCAGGAGGGGACAGGTGGGCTCGATTGATACTCCATTGGTGGGTACTGCTCCACTGTGGGGGacaaatgtccccaaaaaacCTTCCCTCGGAGTGGGAGATGAAGCCCCTCAGGAGGGGACAGGTGGGCTCAATTGATATTCCATTGGTGGGTACCTCTCCACTGTGGGGGacaaatgtccccaaaaaacCTTCCCTCGGAGTGGGAGATGAAGCCCCTTAAGAGGGGAGAGGTGGGCTCCAGCGACACCCCATTGGTAGGTACCTCTCCACTGTGGGGGacaaatgtccccaaaaaaaCCTTCCCTCAGAGTGGCAGATGAAGCCCCTTAAGAGGGGACAGGAAGCTAAAGCCCCTTAAGAGTGATTCTCATAGGTTCCAGTGAcaccccactgtcccccagGCTCAACCCTGGGACACAACAGTCAGGCAGGACCCAGTGTGCCCATGgcgtggaaaaaaaaaccctatttccAATAACTTCCACCTCTTCTGGGGATTCTTGTCACAGAAACCTTTATGCCTGACATCAGCCTGCTGTTTTCCAGAAGTGAAAGGGCTGAGAAatccctgccctgtgcctgcccagGGTGATACTACAGAACCTTCACTTTATAGTCagattttgtaattatttttgtggctttttgtAAAGAGGAAGGTTCATCTGGTCTGGAACCTAGGACATCCAGGCAGGTTTGCAACATGTACACTAAAACAATTAAAAAGTGACAGGTCAAAAACAAGGGCTCCTGCTTGTTGCTAAGAAAAAAGCattggggaaaaaggaaaagtaaggcaaaagaaacaaaagaggaCAAAAGCCAGGATGAAATAAAGGATTAAAAACCACACATTTAGATTGATCTCTAATATTCAAATTACTTTTCCCTATAGTGAGAGCAGAACAGAAGGAAGAGCAATCTATTGATTTAATTGGAAAGAATGAAGTTTATGGTGACACCAGGCATGAAGGTAAACTTGTCCTTTTTTCCTGTCTAGATTTAGTTTTTGCTGAAATTCGGGCTTTTAAGCCCAGGGATCATTATGTAGCAGCAGTACACATGGAAACTTGTATGTGTAGGAACAAGAAAAAGGAGGATGGAGATGGAAATATATTTGTCCCATAGTGCTGCTGGAAGCACTgatgaaaatttaaaatctaaatGAGGGTTTCACTGAAAAATCTGGTGCTTTTTTTATGCCTGTGCCACAATTTGTGTGTGGGACACGAGTGTCTCCCTCTACCAGTCAGCACCAGCCACACTGTGGACAGTTCCAGGACACTAATTAAGAACAAATGGAGATTAATCTTTAATATTACACTTTGCAAGTCCAAAACGGAAAAACACACTTAAACACAATTTtcaattgggttttttttttttttgtgatttcatTCAATGTCAGCATTTTACATAATTTACCTGATTCTGTATTGCAGTGAATGTGTATGTTAAGGTGTTCACAAACAGCCCATTCCTGGTCTGTATGGATTTGGCTCTTTCTCAAGAAAGAATAATAGATCCCAACTATTTATGGACGGGTCCAGATGGAAGAGATTTACAAGGTTAGTTCAGACTAAAAATATcacatatttttcttgtttctatTCACACCCCCCAGTGGTTGCTTAGCCCTTTGCCAGATATTTCCACAAGTTCTGACATTAAACTccatttcccttctccctctcaaaGTTACCAATACTTTTGCTAAAAAGGAAATTTGTAGTAAATCCTGAAAGTCATAAATTTTAGATCATTTTGGGCTAACGTGAACCAGCGTCATTACTCACAGGAGCAAGATTTCATCTCCAAGTGTTCTAAATGCATCAGAAAGTGGACTTTTCTGGTAATCCAATATTTCTATTTTAGGGCAAAGCTATGTGAATCTGACAGAGACAGGGAAACTGATGGTGATGGGTTTCATGGTGTCAATGTCTGGTGCCTACACTTGTACTCTCTCCCACAAAGTCATCGAAACCACAACAcaggaagaaacagaaatggTTGAGGCCTATAAATTCATGGTTTATGGTAAGATTGCTAAGTTAGCAGTAAGCACATGGCCATTGCAGATTGGTGGGTTGGTGAACTCTGTGTTTATTGCAAGGCTTGATTAAAAAGCCATCAAAATAATTAGTTAAAATTTTATCCCGTAATAGAGAATACAATTTTTACTTATAGACACACAAAGCGTTCCATTGCTTTGGGAAAAGTTTAATATTACTGTTCCCAAGGATATATGGCAATAAAATAATCTCTACCCTTAGGTACAGAATTAACTGCAAGAATTCCACAGTTATCTGAGATCTGCATTTGAGCCCCTTCCACCTCTTGTAACCACTCTGCACCAACATCATTTCCCACCAACAACATAACAACCCAAAAAATGCTTGAGAAACactatcttttaaaatattaataaaattactCCTACAGCATAATTGCATAGAATTGGCACCAATCTGTTTCAGACACACAGCTTTGCAGACATGCTGCTTCTGTGCCATTTTACTGTTTacctccttttttgtttttgttattggGAATAGAGTCTCCAGTAAGCACAAAAATTCCTGTATACTTCAAACTAAAATGTCTCTTACTATTGAGTCAGCTCTAAAGGACGAACGTGTTGAGACACAATTAATGAcagtgctttatttatttatttaattttgaataAAAGCCCATACTTCAGATACAAAGAACTGATAATCTGTCTAAGATTCAATCTGTGATTGCACCCTAGATTCACACCTAAGCTATTTCCTCCCAGCCTACAGGGAAGCTGACCATGCCTATCAGGTGTCTGTTCGCTTTAGCACAACGGGATGCAGGCTGAGAAGCAACGGCTTGTTCATCGAGGTgctaaaaaaaatcctcaacagcACCATCTCCCACCTGACCTGCCACATCACAGAGTCATCCTCCAAGTGCCACTCTATCAGGACACCAAAGAACGGCCTCCAGTATGAGCTGTTTGTTAATTTTCTAGGTAACTGATTTCAGAGCTTGTTTGGGAGGGATCGTTTATTTTTATGAGCAGCTTGTGAGAGCTATATACAATGTCCGAAAAACAGCAGAGTCAAGAGCACCTCCTAAAGTTGTTCcgggtttgatttttttttttttggagtccCTGTATTTTTGTCTTGTTGCCCACAGATGGAGCTAAAACGCAGTTTTTATGTTAAATTTAGCGTTCAACTTTGTACAGTCCTAGAGAGAGCTGTTACTACCAAAGTTAGAGAGGATTGTCGGAAGGAGACAGCCCATAATATGCCTTAATGTCACTGTCATATTCAGGTTTTCAGTATTTGATTTTTAGTGAGTCTGGAACCACTCTGGTtttagaatcataaaatgatTTGTGTAGGAAGAGCCCTTAAAGCTCATTCAGTTCTCCCCCTGCCAtaggcaaggacaccttccactagaccaagtgGAAAGTCCCATCCAGACCAGTCTTGAATTTTTTGCTTGATTGTAGGAAACTGCACCGAGCTAAAGCAAGAGCCTCATGGCAATACTGAGGTGGTTTCACCTCACAAACAAGTTAAATCAGCCCTGATGCTGCCTTGAGTTAGAGGTGGTTTGTCACTGAGGGAAGGTAGTTATTCTTTAATTCTCTGACCACATTCACTCCTGTATCTGTTCTCACCGCACACTAAGAGGGACCATCCAACAGCTTATGGAACAGTTTTGTGGATATTTTTCCCTAAGTAAAATTAAGAAACTTTCATGACccaaagatttttaattttacataaaGCTTCAGCCCTTTTAGGACCCTGAGGTTGCTATGTGAGACATTCATTCCATTAGCTCAGCTTAGTGTATTTCCCCCCAGTTTTATATTGGTTGACCTCTGACTCCTACAAAACAAAGGAAGGAACTGGATAGAAACCACAAGGACCTAGTCtatcctttttccccctttttcaaggatcttttttcctccatccACAGTCAATCCATTTGCACCAGGATGGGAAGAAGTTTGCCACGAGGTTCTTTACGACTGTGAAGCTGTGAAAAACAGGAGAGTCCGACAGGTTCTGTGTCAGTCACCTCATGTCTTCTCTGCCTCTTTAGCACGCACCTCTGCCTTAGCTTCTGCAGATATGACTGGTAGTAATCCATCTTTACCCAGATTTTGTGGGATTAATATTGTAAGTGATGATTCATGGATTTAAAGTAATTCcattcaggaagaaaaatgggTTTAGAAGTCAAATTGATACaaatagcttaaaaaaaaacagttaaaacATCAGGCTCATTACTTGCTTTGTATTTGCTTCTAATAATAAAGAAGGATAAACATTATTATTTATGTTGAGCTTCCAGTCCTCTAAATGAAATTTTTGATTTATGATTTGGTCAATGGAATGCAATTTAAAGTAAGTCTAGTGTAGCCAATTTCTAAAATCTGTTCTCTCTGCCTTCTAAATATTAAATCCTGAGATCAGCTCACATCCTAGGTCTGAATCCAGGCCCCTTGAAGCCAAGGAACTCTCCCAATTAAGGTGCCAAGTCAGTGTGTGGAAATCAGGacctgaaaatatttcctgataTATTTAAATCAACAAAAATCAACCAACTATGCTTTTATTCTCCCAATACTTCTGAATTTTAGGCAGCAGAGCGAATTGGGAAGTTTTTCCATCAGCTGAGGCACGTTTTGAAGCACAAGTTTCAGGCTGTTCCTACAATACAGTACGTGGACAACAGCTTCTCCATGACCCCCATCGACAGCTGTCAGCCAGGTTTTGGGAAAAACCACCACACCCACCAGAACTGCGCCAGCTGCTGCggtaaatataaaatacatcCATTTAAATATAGCTCACTGATTTAAATATAGCTGATTagagctgggcacagagctctggggaGGAGTAGGGAAATATTGGGGTCAAAAGTAGGATATTTCTGTTCATCCTTTGGGAAGATATTCACATTATAGTTTTAAAGTAATGATAGGAAATGAGCCAGTGGAGCGTGTCAGTGCATTCACAGGTGTAGTTGCATTTCCAAGCAGAGCAGAAGTAGTgtagtgggttttttccttccaggTGTCACTGGTGAGTGACAATCCTCAGGATGCAGAGCCCATAAGAAACAATTCCCTTCATGGAAGTCCTGCTAGAAAATTCTCTGCTGATGTTTCAAGTTCTTTTGCAGCACCTGCTGCAGGTTGTAGAGTTGGGGGGATTTAGCCAGAGGCTCAGGGAGCTTTGGAAGGGTAGGAGCTCCCACAGGGCACTGGGAAGGCTCATGGGGATGTCTGATGGCCGCCCCGAGACA
This genomic window from Anomalospiza imberbis isolate Cuckoo-Finch-1a 21T00152 chromosome 22, ASM3175350v1, whole genome shotgun sequence contains:
- the ZPBP2 gene encoding zona pellucida-binding protein 2 isoform X4; the encoded protein is MAGGGRRPRCPPGALLSLAAVLAAAGWVRAEQKEEQSIDLIGKNEVYGDTRHEVNVYVKVFTNSPFLVCMDLALSQERIIDPNYLWTGPDGRDLQGQSYVNLTETGKLMVMGFMVSMSGAYTCTLSHKVIETTTQEETEMVEAYKFMVYAYREADHAYQVSVRFSTTGCRLRSNGLFIEVLKKILNSTISHLTCHITESSSKCHSIRTPKNGLQYELFVNFLVNPFAPGWEEVCHEVLYDCEAVKNRRVRQVLCQSPHVFSASLARTSALASADMTGSNPSLPRFCGINIAAERIGKFFHQLRHVLKHKFQAVPTIQYVDNSFSMTPIDSCQPGFGKNHHTHQNCASCCGVTGE
- the ZPBP2 gene encoding zona pellucida-binding protein 2 isoform X2, which gives rise to MAGGGRRPRCPPGALLSLAAVLAAAGWVRAEQKEEQSIDLIGKNEVYGDTRHEVNVYVKVFTNSPFLVCMDLALSQERIIDPNYLWTGPDGRDLQGQSYVNLTETGKLMVMGFMVSMSGAYTCTLSHKVIETTTQEETEMVEAYKFMVYAYREADHAYQVSVRFSTTGCRLRSNGLFIEVLKKILNSTISHLTCHITESSSKCHSIRTPKNGLQYELFVNFLVNPFAPGWEEVCHEVLYDCEAVKNRRVRQVLCQSPHVFSASLARTSALASADMTGSNPSLPRFCGINIAAERIGKFFHQLRHVLKHKFQAVPTIQYVDNSFSMTPIDSCQPGFGKNHHTHQNCASCCDLLDLSTY
- the ZPBP2 gene encoding zona pellucida-binding protein 2 isoform X1 — translated: MAGGGRRPRCPPGALLSLAAVLAAAGWVRAEQKEEQSIDLIGKNEVYGDTRHEVNVYVKVFTNSPFLVCMDLALSQERIIDPNYLWTGPDGRDLQGQSYVNLTETGKLMVMGFMVSMSGAYTCTLSHKVIETTTQEETEMVEAYKFMVYAYREADHAYQVSVRFSTTGCRLRSNGLFIEVLKKILNSTISHLTCHITESSSKCHSIRTPKNGLQYELFVNFLVNPFAPGWEEVCHEVLYDCEAVKNRRVRQVLCQSPHVFSASLARTSALASADMTGSNPSLPRFCGINIAAERIGKFFHQLRHVLKHKFQAVPTIQYVDNSFSMTPIDSCQPGFGKNHHTHQNCASCCVVCGPGAYSPNNEVTCRTCARTRARMYGAKSCY
- the ZPBP2 gene encoding zona pellucida-binding protein 2 isoform X5, translated to MAGGGRRPRCPPGALLSLAAVLAAAGWVRAEQKEEQSIDLIGKNEVYGDTRHEVNVYVKVFTNSPFLVCMDLALSQERIIDPNYLWTGPDGRDLQGQSYVNLTETGKLMVMGFMVSMSGAYTCTLSHKVIETTTQEETEMVEAYKFMVYAYREADHAYQVSVRFSTTGCRLRSNGLFIEVLKKILNSTISHLTCHITESSSKCHSIRTPKNGLQYELFVNFLVNPFAPGWEEVCHEVLYDCEAVKNRRVRQAAERIGKFFHQLRHVLKHKFQAVPTIQYVDNSFSMTPIDSCQPGFGKNHHTHQNCASCCVVCGPGAYSPNNEVTCRTCARTRARMYGAKSCY
- the ZPBP2 gene encoding zona pellucida-binding protein 2 isoform X6; this translates as MAGGGRRPRCPPGALLSLAAVLAAAGWVRAEQKEEQSIDLIGKNEVYGDTRHEVNVYVKVFTNSPFLVCMDLALSQERIIDPNYLWTGPDGRDLQAYREADHAYQVSVRFSTTGCRLRSNGLFIEVLKKILNSTISHLTCHITESSSKCHSIRTPKNGLQYELFVNFLVNPFAPGWEEVCHEVLYDCEAVKNRRVRQVLCQSPHVFSASLARTSALASADMTGSNPSLPRFCGINIAAERIGKFFHQLRHVLKHKFQAVPTIQYVDNSFSMTPIDSCQPGFGKNHHTHQNCASCCVVCGPGAYSPNNEVTCRTCARTRARMYGAKSCY
- the ZPBP2 gene encoding zona pellucida-binding protein 2 isoform X3 yields the protein MRAEQKEEQSIDLIGKNEVYGDTRHEVNVYVKVFTNSPFLVCMDLALSQERIIDPNYLWTGPDGRDLQGQSYVNLTETGKLMVMGFMVSMSGAYTCTLSHKVIETTTQEETEMVEAYKFMVYAYREADHAYQVSVRFSTTGCRLRSNGLFIEVLKKILNSTISHLTCHITESSSKCHSIRTPKNGLQYELFVNFLVNPFAPGWEEVCHEVLYDCEAVKNRRVRQVLCQSPHVFSASLARTSALASADMTGSNPSLPRFCGINIAAERIGKFFHQLRHVLKHKFQAVPTIQYVDNSFSMTPIDSCQPGFGKNHHTHQNCASCCVVCGPGAYSPNNEVTCRTCARTRARMYGAKSCY